From the genome of Aerococcus sanguinicola:
GTCGGTCTCTCGGTGCTTAGTAATGACATCGATCAAGCCCAGTTCCACCCGCAGCCAGAAGGTCATAAAGTCCTCGGCATCATGGCTAGGGTCCAATTCATGGAAGGCATCCATCTCAACTTTAACCGCATCAGGAGAGGTCAATCCCTCATAGCCCCGGCTCAAGTCTTGGTGGACATGCCGACTCACGCCGTCCCAGATCTCCTTAGCATCCAGGCCTTCGAAGCTGCCAAAGAACTGCTCGCGGAATTCGGGGCGTTTTTGAATTTCTAGGCCCTGGCCCTGCTTATTCTGATCTAAGACCAATTCAGCTGTCTTAACCGTCCGCTGCAGGTCACTGGTATAAACAGCGGAAAATTCAATCTCCGCTAGGCCCCGGCCGCTGCGCATGGCGTCCCGGATCCCCTGATCCGTTAAGGGGGCATCACACCAGCCCTGCATGCGGTTATACTTGTTCAGATAAGTTTGGCCGTGGCGCATAAAGTAAATGCTGACACCTTTGGACATCGCTTCAATCTCTCCCTTATTAATTGTTAACTTCCTTCTCTGCTATCTTACCAGAACGGAAGGCGCAAAGTAAATCTTTAAGGTCTTGGACATTGGCTTTTAATGCTTGGCCGACATCCGTCTGCCCCACTGTCTTACGTTCCAGTTCCTTATCGACCACACGCCGGGTGGAAATAATATCCGTTCCGTTCATCACCACGTCTTCGACCCCCTTGAAGGCTTGGTGGCAGACCAATTGCATACCAAAAGAGTTAAAGAGCAGGGTATAACCTGCAAGTCCTGTTGTGGATTGGTAGGCCTTGGAGAAGCCCCCATCAATAACCAGGAGCTTTCCATTAGCCTTGATAGGGTCTTCCCCCTTGATTTCCTTGACGGGGGTGTGCCCATTGATCACATGGCCGCATTCCACGGGCAGGTCGAATTCTTTGAGGA
Proteins encoded in this window:
- a CDS encoding histidine phosphatase family protein, which translates into the protein MSKGVSIYFMRHGQTYLNKYNRMQGWCDAPLTDQGIRDAMRSGRGLAEIEFSAVYTSDLQRTVKTAELVLDQNKQGQGLEIQKRPEFREQFFGSFEGLDAKEIWDGVSRHVHQDLSRGYEGLTSPDAVKVEMDAFHELDPSHDAEDFMTFWLRVELGLIDVITKHRETDQNILIVSHGITIRNMIHELIPDFEIDQMLDNASVSILRYQDGFYHLEAYNQTKHFVELAED